The following proteins are co-located in the Delphinus delphis chromosome 5, mDelDel1.2, whole genome shotgun sequence genome:
- the KLF3 gene encoding Krueppel-like factor 3, with translation MLMFDPVPVKQEAMDPVSVSYPSNYMESMKPNKYGVIYSTPLSDKFFQTPEGLSHGMQMEPVDLTVNKRSSPPSAGNSPSSLKFQSLHRRASPGLSLPSSSPPGKKYSPPPPPGVQPFSVPLSMPPVMAAALSRHGIRSPGILPVIQPVVVQPVPFMYTSHLQQPLMVSLSDEMENSSSSMQVPVIESYEKPLLQKKIKIEPGIEPQRTDYYPEEMSPPLMNSVSPPQALLQENHPSVIVQPGKRPLPVESPDTQRKRRIHRCDYDGCNKVYTKSSHLKAHRRTHTGEKPYKCTWEGCTWKFARSDELTRHFRKHTGIKPFQCPDCDRSFSRSDHLALHRKRHMLV, from the exons TCATACCCGTCTAATTACATGGAGTCGATGAAGCCCAACAAGTATGGCGTCATCTACTCCACACCGTTATCTGATAAGTTCTTCCAGACCCCAGAAGGCCTGTCGCATGGGATGCAGATGGAGCCGGTGGACCTCACCGTGAACAAGCGGAGCTCGCCGCCCTCTGCCGGAaactccccctcctccctgaagTTCCAGTCCTTGCACCGGAGAGCCTCGCCAGGGCTGAGCCTGCCCTCGTCCAGCCCACCGGGGAAGAAGtactcgccgccgccgccgcccggcgtGCAGCCCTTCAGCGTGCCGCTGTCCATGCCGCCTGTGATGGCTGCGGCCCTCTCCCGCCACGGCATCCGGAGTCCCGGCATCCTGCCCGTCATCCAGCCTGTTGTCGTGCAGCCCGTCCCCTTCATGTACACCAGCCACCTCCAGCAGCCGCTCATGGTCTCCCTGTCGGACGAGATGGAAAATTCCAGTAGTAGCATGCAAG tcCCTGTAATTGAATCATATGAGAAGCCtctattacagaaaaaaattaaaatagaacctGGGATCGAACCACAGAGGACAGATTATTATCCTGAAGAAATGTCACCCCCTTTAATGAACTCAGTGTCCCCCCCGCAAGCACTGTTACAAGA GAATCACCCTTCAGTCATCGTGCAGCCCGGGAAGAGACCTTTACCTGTGGAATCTCCAGACACCCAGAGGAAGCGGCGGATACACAGATGTGATTATGATGGATGCAACAAAGTATACACTAAAAGCTCTCACTTGAAAGCACACAGAAGAACACATACAG GAGAAAAACCCTACAAATGTACATGGGAAGGATGCACATGGAAATTCGCTCGGTCTGATGAACTCACGAGACATTTCCGAAAACATACTGGAATCAAACCCTTCCAGTGTCCAGACTGTGACCGCAGCTTCTCCCGCTCCGACCACCTTGCCCTCCATAGGAAACGCCACATGCTCGTTTGA